The Sphingobium sp. BYY-5 genome contains a region encoding:
- a CDS encoding PhoX family phosphatase yields MSHLTDEARAPYRDAQPIIELGDNSLEAIVAANPARRTILKNGLLGLSILPMLGALAACDDDDDDSSSPTPTPTPTPAPSYGISFAPVAANMNDTVTVPTGYTVDILLKAGDSIETGTPYSGSYPTPANAEKWAGGNHDGMEYFELSGTDPNNGGLLAINFEYPDFNILMSGSYDAAKATADQKALALSAVGIGVVEIAKGTDGKWAVKPGSKYNKRYTGNSSYRASGPASGLLSGTIKGMLNNCSSGRTPWGTYLTCEESTDNYLDPTQAEEDYGWVVEIDPYQELDAPTKRTALGRFDHENVAHMVDSNSRVAFYMGHDGTPGCIYKFVCDRAFSSSNRAANRDMLDHGTLYVARFNGDGTGEWRALVHGQNGLTLKASDPGDVSQSATRPAPTTVDFANQADVMVNTISAARVAGGTVMDRPEWITVAPDNSAIFVTLTNNSGRRSTDAANPRTVNRHGHIIKFKEEGNSPLAMKFTWEIFLLAGDPKLVGFGDKLEGNINGDTFSSPDGIRIDPKGRLWVQTDHSIPGSSGDSSRTIEQIFGQNAMFYIDQSTKKSMRFLVGPEGCEITGIAYTPDLINFFINIQHPTGNWPVSGQEPRSSTIVVRRTDAKPVGN; encoded by the coding sequence CATATTGAAGAACGGCCTGCTCGGCCTGTCGATTCTGCCGATGCTGGGCGCGTTGGCGGCGTGCGACGATGACGATGATGATTCAAGCAGCCCAACGCCGACCCCGACACCCACACCCGCGCCTAGCTACGGCATCAGCTTCGCGCCGGTCGCCGCGAACATGAACGATACCGTCACGGTGCCCACGGGCTACACGGTCGACATTCTGCTGAAGGCTGGCGATTCGATCGAGACCGGCACACCCTATTCGGGCAGCTATCCGACCCCGGCCAATGCCGAAAAATGGGCTGGCGGCAACCATGACGGCATGGAATATTTCGAACTGTCCGGCACCGATCCCAACAATGGCGGCCTGCTGGCGATCAACTTCGAATATCCCGACTTCAACATCCTGATGTCGGGCAGCTATGACGCCGCCAAGGCGACGGCGGATCAGAAGGCGCTCGCTCTGTCCGCCGTCGGCATCGGCGTGGTCGAGATCGCGAAGGGCACCGATGGCAAATGGGCCGTCAAGCCGGGTTCCAAATATAACAAGCGCTACACCGGCAACAGCAGTTACAGGGCGAGCGGTCCGGCTTCGGGTCTGCTGTCGGGCACGATCAAGGGCATGTTGAACAACTGCTCGTCGGGGCGCACCCCCTGGGGCACCTATCTGACCTGCGAAGAATCGACCGACAACTATCTCGATCCGACGCAGGCGGAGGAAGATTACGGCTGGGTGGTCGAAATCGACCCTTATCAGGAACTGGACGCGCCGACCAAGCGCACCGCGCTCGGTCGCTTCGACCATGAAAATGTCGCGCATATGGTCGACAGCAATAGCCGTGTCGCCTTCTACATGGGGCATGACGGCACGCCGGGCTGCATCTATAAATTCGTCTGCGACCGTGCGTTCAGCAGCAGCAATCGCGCCGCCAATCGTGACATGCTCGACCATGGCACCCTCTATGTCGCCCGGTTCAACGGGGACGGCACCGGCGAATGGCGTGCACTCGTCCATGGCCAGAATGGACTGACCCTCAAGGCCTCCGATCCGGGCGATGTCAGCCAGAGCGCGACGCGACCTGCGCCGACGACAGTCGATTTCGCCAATCAGGCTGATGTCATGGTCAACACCATCTCGGCCGCGCGCGTCGCCGGCGGCACCGTCATGGACCGTCCGGAATGGATCACGGTCGCGCCCGACAACAGCGCCATCTTCGTGACGCTGACCAACAATAGCGGCCGCCGCTCGACCGACGCCGCGAACCCGCGCACCGTCAACCGCCACGGCCATATCATCAAGTTCAAGGAAGAAGGCAATTCGCCGCTCGCCATGAAGTTCACATGGGAAATCTTCCTGCTGGCGGGCGATCCGAAGCTCGTCGGCTTCGGCGACAAGCTGGAAGGCAATATCAACGGCGACACCTTCTCCAGCCCCGATGGCATCCGCATCGACCCCAAGGGTCGCCTCTGGGTCCAGACCGACCATTCGATCCCTGGTTCATCGGGCGACTCGTCGCGCACGATCGAACAGATATTCGGTCAGAACGCGATGTTCTATATCGACCAGTCGACCAAGAAGTCGATGCGCTTCTTGGTCGGTCCGGAAGGCTGTGAGATCACTGGCATCGCCTACACGCCGGACCTCATTAATTTCTTCATCAACATCCAGCACCCGACCGGTAACTGGCCGGTATCGGGCCAGGAGCCGCGTTCCTCGACCATCGTCGTGCGCCGCACCGACGCCAAGCCGGTCGGCAACTGA